The Lichenihabitans psoromatis genome contains a region encoding:
- a CDS encoding CopG family transcriptional regulator, which produces MQTKTRMNVYFEPALLKKVEALALRRNLSKSAVIEAAVASFLSADASERLEAVFARRMDKLGRQVEGLDEDLAILGETMSLFIRFWLTVTPPLPDSAQSSARAKGADRFDGFLQSLGRKLATGDRFLKDLSRDIDSGRGIVPDISRSKSNGDDV; this is translated from the coding sequence ATGCAGACGAAAACACGCATGAACGTCTATTTCGAGCCGGCTCTGTTGAAGAAGGTCGAGGCTCTGGCGCTCCGCCGCAACCTCTCAAAATCCGCCGTCATCGAGGCGGCGGTCGCGTCCTTCCTCTCGGCCGATGCGTCCGAACGGCTGGAGGCCGTCTTCGCACGTCGCATGGACAAACTCGGTCGTCAGGTCGAGGGATTGGACGAGGATCTCGCCATCCTCGGCGAGACCATGTCGCTGTTCATCCGCTTCTGGCTGACGGTCACGCCGCCGCTGCCAGATAGCGCCCAGTCTTCGGCGCGGGCGAAGGGCGCAGACCGCTTCGACGGGTTTCTGCAATCGCTTGGCCGGAAGCTGGCAACAGGCGATCGGTTCCTGAAGGATCTGTCGCGCGACATAGATTCGGGACGCGGCATCGTTCCTGATATCAGCCGCTCGAAGTCTAACGGGGATGACGTCTAG
- a CDS encoding conjugal transfer protein TraG, translated as MSGSRVLWGQVTIVFAIVLATTWGATEWTAWRLGFQAQLGTPWFSVAGFPFYLPPAFFWWWYAYDAYAPTILIEGAYIAASGGFLAIAVAIGLSVWRAREAKNVATYGSARWASPEEVKAAGLLGPDGVVLGRLDRDYLRHDGPEHVLCFAPTRSGKGVGLVVPTLLTWPGSVIVHDIKGENWGLTAGFRARHGRVLLFDPTDAKSSAYNPLLEVRRGDWEVRDVQNIADILVDPEGALDKRNHWEKTSHSLLVGVILHVLYAEADKTLAGVANFLSDPKRPMEATLRAMMSTPHLGDAGVHPVIASSARELLNKSDNERSGVLSTAMSFLGLYRDPVVAKVTARCDWRIADLVSGKRPVSLYLVVPPSDIARTKPLIRLILNQVGRRLTEELKASGNRHRLLLMLDEFPALGRLDFFESALAFMAGYGIKSFLIAQSLNQIEKAYGANNSVLDNCHVRVAFATNDERTAKRVSDSLGTATEMRDSTNYAGHRLSPWLGHLMVSRQETARPLLTPGEVMQLPPADELLLVAGVPPIRARKARYYEDARFKERLLPPPNLSANGRAPKASSADDWSALTIVTAAASPAPTPPAITEVDPTNAGIRREPELPEHEEVVLEQRPATHEFDVLDDEPDVDAAKARTMRQQVTSNARQATMDLADGIEL; from the coding sequence ATGTCGGGAAGTCGCGTCCTGTGGGGACAAGTCACCATCGTTTTCGCCATCGTACTGGCGACAACCTGGGGAGCGACCGAATGGACGGCATGGCGGCTTGGCTTTCAGGCCCAGCTCGGAACGCCATGGTTCAGCGTGGCCGGTTTCCCGTTCTATCTGCCACCGGCCTTCTTCTGGTGGTGGTACGCCTATGACGCCTATGCGCCGACGATCCTTATCGAAGGCGCCTACATCGCCGCGTCCGGCGGCTTCCTCGCCATTGCTGTTGCCATCGGCCTGTCGGTCTGGCGAGCGCGCGAAGCCAAAAATGTCGCCACCTATGGTTCGGCGCGCTGGGCGTCACCCGAGGAGGTGAAGGCCGCCGGACTGCTCGGCCCGGACGGCGTGGTGCTTGGGCGGCTCGATCGCGACTATCTGCGGCATGACGGACCGGAGCATGTCCTGTGTTTTGCGCCGACCCGTTCAGGCAAGGGCGTCGGACTCGTCGTGCCGACGCTGTTGACCTGGCCGGGCAGTGTCATCGTTCACGACATCAAGGGAGAGAACTGGGGTCTGACGGCTGGGTTTCGCGCAAGGCATGGCCGCGTTCTGCTGTTCGATCCGACCGATGCGAAGTCGTCGGCCTATAATCCGTTGCTGGAGGTCCGGCGCGGCGATTGGGAAGTCCGCGACGTTCAGAACATCGCCGACATCCTGGTCGATCCCGAAGGGGCGCTCGACAAGCGGAACCATTGGGAAAAGACCAGCCATTCGCTGCTGGTCGGTGTGATCCTGCACGTCCTCTATGCCGAAGCCGATAAGACGCTGGCGGGCGTCGCCAACTTTCTCTCCGATCCGAAGCGGCCCATGGAAGCGACGTTGCGCGCGATGATGTCCACGCCGCATCTGGGCGACGCCGGCGTCCATCCCGTCATCGCCTCGTCGGCGCGCGAACTGCTGAACAAATCCGACAACGAGCGATCGGGCGTACTCTCGACCGCCATGTCATTCCTCGGCCTTTACCGCGATCCTGTCGTGGCGAAGGTAACAGCACGCTGCGACTGGCGCATCGCGGATCTGGTTTCCGGCAAGCGTCCGGTCAGCCTCTACCTTGTGGTGCCGCCTTCCGACATCGCCCGCACCAAACCGCTGATCCGCCTGATCCTCAACCAGGTCGGGCGGCGGCTGACAGAGGAACTGAAGGCGTCGGGCAACCGTCACCGGCTGCTGTTGATGCTCGACGAGTTTCCAGCGCTGGGCCGGCTCGACTTCTTCGAGTCCGCGCTCGCCTTCATGGCCGGCTACGGCATCAAGAGTTTTCTGATCGCACAGTCGCTCAACCAGATCGAGAAGGCCTATGGCGCCAACAATTCGGTGCTCGACAACTGCCATGTCCGCGTCGCGTTCGCCACCAATGACGAGCGCACCGCCAAGCGGGTGTCGGATTCGCTCGGTACCGCGACGGAGATGCGTGATTCCACCAACTATGCAGGCCACCGGCTGTCTCCCTGGCTCGGCCACCTCATGGTCTCGCGCCAGGAGACAGCGCGTCCGCTGCTCACCCCCGGCGAGGTGATGCAACTGCCACCCGCCGACGAACTGCTGCTGGTTGCGGGCGTCCCGCCTATCCGGGCAAGGAAGGCACGGTATTACGAGGACGCCCGGTTCAAGGAGCGATTGCTCCCGCCGCCAAACCTTTCCGCCAACGGCAGAGCGCCGAAGGCGTCATCCGCTGACGACTGGTCGGCGCTGACGATTGTCACGGCAGCCGCATCGCCTGCGCCCACGCCACCGGCCATCACCGAGGTCGATCCGACCAATGCCGGCATCCGCCGCGAGCCTGAACTGCCCGAGCATGAGGAGGTCGTGCTGGAACAACGCCCGGCCACGCATGAGTTCGACGTGCTCGACGACGAACCGGATGTGGACGCCGCCAAGGCCCGCACCATGCGCCAGCAGGTCACGTCCAACGCTCGGCAGGCGACCATGGACCTCGCCGATGGCATTGAACTTTAG
- a CDS encoding DNA -binding domain-containing protein, with amino-acid sequence MRVRRELDPDVNDLAPMEPDVTLYDEAHFVTYLRLLDAETDGADWTEVARIVLHRDPLADQDRTKACWESHLGRAQWMTKIGYRRILEQAVEEALNMGR; translated from the coding sequence ATGCGCGTCAGACGCGAACTCGATCCCGATGTCAATGACCTGGCCCCCATGGAGCCGGACGTGACCCTCTATGACGAGGCGCATTTCGTCACCTATCTGCGCCTGCTGGACGCCGAGACGGACGGTGCCGACTGGACGGAGGTGGCGCGGATCGTGCTGCATCGTGATCCACTGGCGGATCAAGACCGGACCAAGGCGTGCTGGGAAAGTCATCTCGGCCGCGCGCAGTGGATGACGAAGATCGGCTACCGGCGGATATTGGAACAGGCCGTCGAAGAGGCCCTCAACATGGGGCGCTGA
- a CDS encoding helix-turn-helix domain-containing protein, translating to MDLKEIMAINLRRIRHDKQLTQEELADSAGLSARYIGAIERADVSASVTVLGQIAEALGVEPRELVTKSG from the coding sequence ATGGATCTCAAGGAGATCATGGCGATCAATCTGCGTCGGATACGTCATGACAAGCAACTGACGCAGGAGGAGTTGGCCGACAGCGCTGGTCTGAGCGCGCGCTATATCGGGGCGATCGAGCGCGCCGATGTATCCGCGAGCGTCACCGTCCTCGGCCAGATCGCGGAAGCGCTGGGTGTCGAACCGCGCGAGCTTGTGACGAAATCAGGTTGA
- a CDS encoding LysR family substrate-binding domain-containing protein, which yields MLLFERRHRGVRLTEAGRVFVDEITMGIEHLDHAVQTAGAISNGTEGRLAIGLHTSIAFGFLADLRYQYRAAYPKIEQTLLEGKSSETIALVRDGKLDVAFVVGPVEAPDCHSRELWSEGLVIALPADHPLASCPSVAWADLAPEVFIVRHGGSGPQVFEHVVRRVVERERSPHVNRLDVGRDTLMHMVAAGDGITLTSEATAHFPFPGVVFRPIADEPEQAKFRAVWSPHNRSQALKNLLSLATEMGRST from the coding sequence ATGCTTCTATTCGAGAGGCGGCATCGCGGTGTTCGATTGACTGAGGCTGGCCGTGTATTCGTCGACGAAATTACAATGGGGATCGAACATCTCGATCACGCGGTGCAAACCGCGGGTGCTATTTCCAATGGTACAGAAGGGCGGCTTGCTATTGGGCTGCATACGTCCATCGCCTTCGGGTTTCTTGCCGATCTGCGATACCAATACCGTGCCGCCTATCCGAAAATCGAACAGACCCTCCTAGAGGGGAAGTCGTCCGAAACGATCGCCTTGGTTCGGGACGGCAAGCTCGACGTCGCGTTTGTCGTGGGCCCGGTGGAAGCACCGGATTGCCATTCCCGTGAATTATGGAGTGAAGGGCTCGTCATCGCTCTACCAGCGGATCACCCCTTGGCATCGTGTCCGTCCGTGGCATGGGCAGACCTTGCGCCGGAAGTTTTCATCGTCCGGCATGGTGGCTCGGGCCCACAGGTATTTGAGCATGTCGTGCGCCGCGTTGTCGAACGGGAACGGTCGCCGCATGTTAATCGCCTTGACGTTGGCCGCGACACGCTCATGCACATGGTCGCGGCAGGCGACGGCATAACGCTAACCAGCGAAGCCACTGCGCACTTCCCGTTTCCCGGGGTAGTGTTCCGCCCGATCGCCGACGAGCCGGAACAGGCCAAATTCCGCGCCGTGTGGTCTCCGCACAATCGCAGCCAAGCGCTCAAGAACTTGCTCAGCCTCGCGACCGAGATGGGGCGCTCAACCTGA
- a CDS encoding IS3 family transposase (programmed frameshift), whose protein sequence is MGRRPKPEEIVSKLRQVDVLVSQGKTVADSVRSIGVNEVTYYRWRKEFGGLKLDQVKRLKELETENMRLRKAIADLTLDKLILKEAAFGKLLSPARRRVCIEHVRQHLPVSERRVCAALGQHRSTQRKAPRGFDDEEALTGDIIELARQYGRYGYRKIAALLRDAGWLVNDKRVERIWRCEGLKVPAKQPKKGRLWLNDGSCIRLRPEHRDHVWSYDFVEDRTHDGRKFRTLNVVDEFTRECLAIRVARKLNSTDVIDVLSDLFILRGVPGHIRSDNGPEFIAQAVQDWITAVGAKTAYIAPGSPWENGYVESFNARFRDELLDGEIFYSLKEAQVIIESWRRHYNTVRPHGSIGYKPPAPEVFVPAFAAWPAAKPRPSPPAMLRVAPRPTMN, encoded by the exons ATGGGAAGACGACCGAAGCCTGAAGAGATCGTGAGCAAGCTGCGTCAGGTCGACGTGTTGGTCTCACAGGGGAAGACCGTTGCGGACTCGGTTCGCTCGATCGGGGTGAACGAGGTCACCTACTACCGGTGGCGGAAGGAGTTCGGCGGCTTGAAGCTTGACCAGGTCAAGCGCCTGAAGGAGCTGGAGACGGAGAACATGCGGCTTCGCAAGGCGATCGCCGACCTCACGCTCGACAAGCTGATTCTGAAGGAGGCGGCCT TCGGGAAACTTCTGAGCCCCGCGCGCCGGCGCGTCTGCATCGAGCATGTGCGACAGCATTTGCCTGTCTCCGAGCGCCGCGTCTGTGCGGCGCTCGGTCAGCACCGCTCGACGCAGCGCAAGGCGCCGCGGGGCTTTGACGACGAAGAGGCGTTGACGGGCGACATCATCGAGCTGGCGCGGCAGTACGGCCGCTACGGCTATCGCAAGATCGCGGCGTTGCTGCGCGATGCCGGGTGGCTGGTAAACGACAAGCGGGTCGAGCGCATCTGGCGATGCGAAGGGCTGAAGGTGCCGGCCAAGCAGCCGAAGAAGGGACGTCTCTGGCTCAACGACGGCTCCTGCATTCGCCTCCGGCCCGAGCACCGCGATCACGTCTGGTCGTACGACTTTGTCGAGGATCGCACGCATGACGGCCGCAAGTTCAGGACCCTCAATGTCGTCGACGAGTTCACCCGGGAGTGCCTGGCCATCCGGGTCGCGCGCAAGCTCAACTCGACCGACGTCATTGACGTTCTGTCCGACCTGTTCATCCTGCGCGGCGTGCCTGGTCACATCCGTTCGGACAACGGCCCCGAGTTCATCGCCCAGGCTGTGCAAGACTGGATCACGGCGGTTGGAGCAAAGACCGCCTATATTGCCCCAGGCAGCCCGTGGGAGAACGGCTACGTCGAGTCGTTCAACGCTCGCTTCCGAGACGAGCTGCTCGACGGAGAGATCTTCTACTCGCTCAAGGAAGCTCAGGTCATCATCGAAAGCTGGAGAAGGCATTACAATACTGTGCGCCCGCACGGATCAATCGGCTACAAGCCCCCGGCGCCGGAGGTCTTCGTGCCCGCCTTCGCCGCATGGCCGGCTGCGAAACCCCGACCATCTCCGCCGGCCATGCTCAGGGTGGCGCCCAGGCCGACCATGAACTAA
- a CDS encoding DUF1778 domain-containing protein: MSAETKGSINLRIESHTRRLIDDAAAILGKTRTEFMIDSARSLAIDVLLDQRLFVLDSERYDAFIHALDNPLAPGPKLRALLRRVPAWET; the protein is encoded by the coding sequence TTGTCGGCCGAAACCAAGGGCAGCATCAATCTGCGCATCGAGTCGCATACGCGCCGGCTCATCGACGATGCGGCGGCCATCCTGGGCAAGACGCGCACCGAGTTCATGATCGATAGCGCTCGCTCGCTGGCGATCGACGTGCTGCTGGATCAGCGCCTGTTCGTGCTCGACTCCGAGCGGTACGACGCCTTCATCCACGCGCTCGACAATCCCCTAGCACCCGGACCCAAGCTGCGCGCGCTGTTGCGTCGAGTTCCGGCATGGGAAACGTAA
- a CDS encoding GNAT family N-acetyltransferase has product MGNVTPDPERPQTKLSAPVPLTTNHDLTDFDCGEPVLNDWLKHRALKNESRFSRTYVVCDGNAVVAYFCIAAGSVERAAAPGKVRRNAPDVIPVSVIGRLAVSRTYAGRGLGADILSDALRRIAVASQSIGIGAVLVQAKDDSAKRFYMACAEFTEYPADSRTLFMPIETVIAAFS; this is encoded by the coding sequence ATGGGAAACGTAACGCCTGATCCCGAGCGTCCGCAAACGAAGCTCTCAGCCCCGGTTCCTTTAACGACGAACCATGACCTGACGGACTTTGATTGCGGCGAGCCGGTCCTGAACGACTGGCTGAAGCATCGGGCGCTGAAGAACGAAAGCCGGTTCTCCCGCACCTATGTCGTCTGTGACGGCAATGCGGTGGTCGCCTATTTCTGTATCGCCGCCGGATCGGTGGAACGGGCGGCCGCACCGGGCAAGGTCCGGCGCAATGCGCCTGACGTCATTCCCGTTTCGGTGATCGGGCGTCTGGCGGTGAGCCGCACCTATGCCGGTCGCGGCCTTGGCGCGGACATCCTGTCGGACGCCCTGCGCCGTATTGCCGTCGCGTCCCAGAGCATCGGGATTGGGGCGGTACTGGTGCAGGCCAAGGATGACAGTGCGAAGCGCTTCTACATGGCCTGTGCCGAATTCACCGAATATCCGGCGGATAGCCGAACGCTGTTTATGCCCATTGAAACCGTGATCGCGGCCTTTAGCTAG